In Panicum virgatum strain AP13 chromosome 5K, P.virgatum_v5, whole genome shotgun sequence, the genomic window CCTGCCGGAGGGAGCCTGCGTGCGTGCGTGGTGCGGTAGAATTCAGAGCCTCCAAGTTTTGTACTACCACTAGTGCACCTGTCGTTGCCTGccctattttttctttttgttggcTTGCAAGTGGATGTCAATACCAAATAGTACTGTTTACTGGTAGTGGGACAGCCGGACAGGAAAGCCAATGTAGCCGTCTTTTGCTGTTTTGCAGGTAAATAATGGTTAGATGAGTTCCATGCTTCCAAGTGCCGCGGGTGTAGCGTATTGGGAGCGGCCAGGCACTCATCACCGTGGGGGTAAGTACAAAAACACCAGCAGGCAGCTCCGCAGCAGCGCAGTCGCCTACTCCTCGTCACCGCCTCGCTTCTCCCAACAGCTGCtcttgccggcggcggcagcagccggcGGCAGCGAGCAGCCCACAGCAGCCCACCGAACGGCAGCCAAGCAGCCCGCCGAACGGCTGCAGCAGCCAGCAACTGCCGGAAGCAGCCCGCTCCTCAACCACCGAACACGGTGGCATGAGCGGCCAGAGAGAGCTCAAACCTCCCAGGCCCCGAGACACAGGCACACACCTGACACCCCAACCGATGGCCGCTGCTAATCACACCAGGTTTAAGATTAACGCCGAGCTGCCGCCTGGCCGTGGAAAGTCGACAAAATCCAGAGGAACCTCAACCGGCTCCCAACCTCggttagaaaaagaaaagaaggatttGAGTTCTAGCGGTAACTTTAACCGAGACAAAACAAGAgctaaaaaaaacagaaacggGCGCGGGTATCCCTCGGCTCCTCTTCCCTAGTAGAATACGTACATCTGACAAGGCGACGCCCAGACAGCAGAGGcgcaaaagagaaaaaggatagggaccaaaagagagaaaaaaaaagagccgAGGCGCATTTCCATCTGCTGCGCCTTTCCTTCCTTCGCTACGCCGGGTCTACGGTGGGCCGAGGGGCTAGTACTCTAGTAGTAGTACTGGTACGTCATGTCAGCCGTTGGGGAGGCGCGCCGCAGCGTCACTGCggggccgcctcgccggcgttgGCGGCGAGCCACCGGTCCATGGGAACGCACTGCGCCTTGTGGGCGCGCTTCCAGTCCAGCGCCTGGCACGCGCGGGAGCAGTAGTTGGCGGCGCCGCACACGGAGCACCGCCGGAACTCGTGCCGCCGGGTCTCGCGCCGCCCGCACCGGACGTGGGAGCACAGCCGGAgctccgcgccgtcgccgtcgccgtcgccgtcgccgcctgtaGCGGGCTtcttcgcggccgccgcctgggcgCCGCGGGAGGCCCACCAGTCCACCATGAACTGGTTAGCCGCGTGTGGGTCCGCCTCGGGGAGGCTCCACCCGAAGTCCGAGAGGAGCGGGCACCCGCCGGCGCCCTCGACCGCCGCGCCGAGCGGGAGCGCCGCGGCGAAGGGgtggcgcgaggcggcggccgcggcgagcgcgagggtgAGCTCGCGGGCGTTGGCGGCCACCAGGAGTCGGCGTCCCTCGGCGGGGTCGCGCCGCACGCCGTAGCCGTCCTGGAGGCAGTGCCCGAGCTCGCGGAGCGCGTTGACGTGGCCCAGCGCGGCCGCGCGAGCGCAcagcgccgcgcccgcgcggagGTCCCGGTCGGacttggcgccgccgctgccgttgaACTGGATGACCGCCAGTGAGTAGAGCGCCGCGGCGtgcccgccgaccgccgccctcGCCAGCAGCGCGGCGCCGCTGCTCCGGCTCCCGAGGCAGTAGAATCGAATCTGCAGGCAGAAGCAAGGACGCTCTCGTCAGCTCTCAAGATCGAGGAGCAGAATCAACACAGCGATCAACTCCGCTGCTAGTAGCATCTTATTAGGGTTGCTAGGCGCCGCGTACCATGCCGAGAATGTAGCAGGCCTCGAGGTTGCCGGCGTCGGCACAGCGCTTGAGGAACCTCTGCGCCGGCTCCGACCACGCTGCCGCCTTCACGGCCAGCGACGCCGGCGAGGCCTTGGCGAACACCATGTCATGCCCGCCGAGCTCGTTGAGCCTCTTGCACCTGAAAACGCGAGAGACATCAGTCGCCAATCCTTAGCAACTTTATCCCCATGACCCCGGCCCGCCTCAATGTTTCCGTAAACTGCAAGACAATCCCACTCCCCCACGCATTTCAAATACTGCAACGCGCGAGGGGAGACTGGGAGAGGGAGCGCTTGCAATCCGAAGAAACACGAGGGGTTTCTCGCCTCATGGGCGAGCGAAGCGGATCgatgaggaggagcagcagcaaggaGACGTACGTGAGGTGCACGGAGAGCAGGTCGGAGGgcgccgaggcggaggcggcgagctTGGACAGGATGGAGAGGACGAGGTCGTCGGGGAGCACGTCCAGGTAGTCCGGCCCTCCCGCGAGCCTCTTCctctgcccgccgccggcgcactcgccggcgacggccgacTGCCCCATCGGCGACGccgtcctcttcctcttctgccCCACGGCGGCCTCGCCTCCGTTGTTGGAACAAACagaaaagttttggaattttgtagAACAAACAGCGTTCCTTCATTTTTTTGGCTCCATATAAAGATTTGTATTGTTCTGTACCTGAGTACTGCCAGTAACAATTTATTTCTTGACTGTAACATATTGAATGGGCCATGCAGATTCAATTTTCGCCCTGTTCGGATAGCTGGGGTGGCTGACTGGTGGCTCAGTGAAAGTCTTTGGAACAAAGGATTGAACTGTACTTATTTCTTTGAAATTTGGAATGAGTTATTTCATGGAAACTTAGGAGGAAAATAAACATGAGGTGCAACCtcctgttttttttcctttttttattttaggaTTCGAGTGTTTTAGATTCCTATACGACTTCAATTGTATGAACATTTCAATCCTCTgtttttttctctatttctatgTTTTGAAAATCTTGCATTCTAAAGAGTCACctataggccgtgtttggttagttTTCGTGgatttactgtagcacttttgacTAAAAATTTAGAGCGGCAatcgaagtctaattacaaaaccacctccacaaccccccgtgtaaatcgcgagacgaatctaatgaggcctttgaccgcgcgattagaggatggttactgtagcatcgctgtagcaaatcatcaattaattaccaccattagattcgtctcgaaaagttacactcatccctgaaaaggttttggaaatagacttcatttagtactccatgcatacgagattctctTTTCGAAAAACGTGCGCGAAAATTTTTCtcgtaaccaaacacggccataatCTGATGAGATTCGCATATTAATTGCTGCCCCACGATCAAATACAAGTGGCCGACAAGTTGCGTGGTTGATGTGATGGAATCTTTTGGCTGCTAGAGCGTGAGGTGTGACCACCAAGGGCGCACTTATGAAAAGCTTTGTAATAGCCAAAGCTTCCCTCACTTCTCTGCCCTCCTTAGCACACGAAACAGACCACAGATGGATCGCACAGTGCAGTAGCTAGGAGCACAGAGATCAATGGAGGTGGTGAGCGCTTCTCATGGTGTGTTGGGTCCCCTACTGGGGAAGCTCACCTCTCTGCTTGCCGACGAGTGTGTCCGCCTCAAAGGTGTCCGCCGTGAGATCCGGTCACTTAGATCTGAGCTGATGAGCATGCATGCTGCAGTCCAGAAGTATGCCATGCTACAACATCCTGATGTCCAAGCGAAGGTACGGATATCACTAGTGAGGGAGCTGGCCTATGACACCGAGGATGTCATTGACAAGTTCGTCCACCACCTTGGCAACGGCAGCCACCACCACGGTGGCTTCAAGGAGTACTTTCGGAAGATTGCTCGCCAACTCAAGACTCTTGGGTCTCGCCATGGAATAGCCAGCCAAATTGACGAGCTGAAGGCTCGTGTCAAGGAGGTCAAAGAGCAAAAGAGTAGTTACAAGCTGGATGATATTGCTGGTAGCACCTGTGAGTGCTCCGGCGTGGATCCCCGGTTGTCTGCGTTTTTTGTCGAGGAAGAACACCTCGTGGGCATTGATGGTCCAAGAGACGATCTTGTGAATTGGATGGTGGAAGACAAAGGTAGCTCGACGAAGAATCTCAAGGTGCTGTCTATTGTTGGGTTCGGAGGGCTAGGGAAGACAACGTTGGCAAAGGAGGTCTATAGCAAGATCCAAGGGCATTTTTGCTGCCATGCTTTCGTCTCAATCTCTCAAAAGCCAAATGTGAAGAACATTATGAAGGATGTGATCTCCCAAGTCGGCTCCCAAGTGCCTTGCGAGAAAGAATTTACAGAAGATATTGACAGTtgggatgaaaagaaatttattgcGAAGCTAAGGGAGCTGCTACAAGATAAGAGGTAATTTCATTCAAGAAACTATCTACTCCTTTAGTTcgaaaaaaacaagtcattctagaAAATTTATGACAGATTAATAGGAAGATTAAATAACCTTATTTGCCCCTATTTATTAGTCATATTTGGCACTAATAGTtattgcatgcacatgcacataCCAAATAGGTTAAAACGACTTTTTTTTTGACGAATTTTGAATTATAGGTTGATTTGTTTTTTTGGGACATAAGGTGTAGGTTTTAGTATCATTCCTTAATGCCTAGACTTAGCATGATGTTGATGTCATTCTGTTCCTACTTGAACTCTTTTCATTCTTTTCATAATTGGTTAACAATATTTACTTATACCAATTAGGTACCTCATCACTATTGATGATATATGGTCTATACCAGCATGGGACATTATTAAATATGCCTTCCCGGAGAATAACCTTTCTAGCAGAATTATAGCTACAACACGAATTGTTGATGTAGCAAGATCATGTTGTCCACGTGGTGATATTGACCGCATCTATGAAATGGAAGCCCTAAGTGATCTTCACTCTAAAAGGTTGTTTTTCAAAAGAATATTTGGTTCCGAGGACTGTTGCCCTGATGTGCTAAAACAagtttcaaataaaatattgaAGAAATGTGGAGGCCTACCATTGGCACTTATTAGTATATCAAGTTTGTTGGCAAACCGACCGAAGATCAAAGACGAGTGGGAGAGGGTCAGTAGGTCTATTGGTTCTGCATTGGAAAAAAACCCAAGCTTGGAGGGAATGAATAGTATATTATCCCTTAGCTACAATGATCTTCCACCTAATCTGAAGAcctgtttgttatatttaagtataTTTCCGGAGGATACAGTCATTGACAGAGAGTGTTTAGTGAGGCGATGGATAGCAGAAGGCTTTATCTGTGAAGAGCGTGGACAGAGCAAACAAGAGGTTGCCGAGAACCACTTCTATGAGCTAATCAACAAGAGCATGGTCCAACCAGTGGAAGTTGGCTATGATGGTAAGGCTCGTGCTTGTCGAGTTCACGACATGATGCTAGAGCTCATCATTTCAAAATCGATTGAAGATAATTTCATCACTTTCATGGGCCACGGGCAGACTGATGTAGCAAATCGTCATGGTCTTATTCGGCGACTGTCAATCCATCATATTGACCAAGAGCTGGCATCTGTATTGGCAAATAAAGATTTAAGTCATGTTCGGTCTCTAACGGTGACAGCATCAGCTTGCATCAAATACTTGCCTAGTCTCGTTGGCTTTGAAGCTTTGCGTGTGCTAGATTTTCAAGGGTGCCAAAATATGCAAGAGTATGATATGAATGGCATAGATAAACTTTTCCAGCTGAAGTACTTAAGCCTCAGGGGCACTGACATGTCGAAGCTACCATCAGGAATTGCGAGGCTATATGGTCTAGAGACGCTAGATCTTAGAAATACATACATCGAAGAGTTTCCACCCGAGATTGTTCAGCTCGTTAAGCTACAACATTTACTTGTGTCCTCTGGATTTGGTTGGTCTGTAGGTAGAGCGAAGATGCCAAATGGGATTGGAAATATGAGGAATTTACGTGTCATCTCAGGCTTTAATGTTATCAAGAGTTCATTAGGTGCAGTGGAGGAGCTGGGGAATCTGACAACTTTGCAGGAACTACATATACAGCTGGACGGCAGAGGATCTCAGGAATACAAGAAGCATGAAGAGATGTTACTTTCCTCTCTATGCAAGCTTGGCGGATGCAAACTCCAGTCTTTATGGATACGTGCTGCCGACTCGACACCGCTCCAGTTCTTAGATTCTTGGTCCCCTCTGCCATCTTCTCTCCAAAGATTTCGGATGACCACTGACTATAGTTTTCCGGAGATGCCAAAGTGGATTACGCCAAAACTCACCAGTCTTGCATACCTAAACATTAATTTAGTGGAAATAATGGAGGAGGATCTGAGCATATTTGGAGAGATGCGTGCCTTGCTTTCTCTGGTGTTAACGTTCAAtggtgcccaaaatgaaagaaTTATTGTCAGAGGCCATGCGTTCCCATGTTTGAAGGAATTCtgcctctttttttttagtAATTCCGGCTCAAGGCCAACATATttgaagtttgaagaaggggcGATGCCAAAGCTCGAGAAGCTTGAGGTGCCATTCTCTGTGTCAGTGGCTAAAGCCTATGGGTTTAGCTTAGGTATTAACCATCTTCCATGTCTGAAACATGCCATGGTTATACTTGACGGTAGAGACGCGACATCTTCCGAAAGAAAGGCTGCAGCGGCTGCCATAAGGAATGAAGCAAATGCCAACCCCAATCATCCCAGGGTATTTGTATGAGGTATTGATCTTAATTGCCAATTTGAAAAATCTGCTGTTGCTTTCTGTACATAACATATGTATTTCCTTTGTATGTGCAAGCAAATTTGACACGGCCACATGCCCTAACCTTTCCTGTTCAGGTGAAATTTTACTCATGCAAATGCGAGATGGTGTGCTGCCTTGAATGAATGTAGTGGTGCAGCTTTGAGGCGCCATTCCTTTTGCCTTTCAGATGGGAATACACATGTCGAACGGAGAAGCTCAAATAAAGATGTCTCGGAAGAAGTTGTCTTGGTTGCTTTGCTACATGGCACCCATTCGGTCTGATCGAAACCTTGTATCTGATTTTATTTCCCCCAGGTTTTGTTAAGAAATAAGGAGGTCACCTCTAGGTGAAGTTTGCTTATTTAGTCGTTGGTGTGTTTTAAGTACTTGTGTGTAACTTAACTTGCTGGATCATGCATTTATTTTAAGCCGAAACAGCTGGATTGATAGACATTTGCAATAACTTTGATGTCGGGAATGCATTTGCCACAACTTTGATGTCGGGCTACTTCTTGCTTAAAACGTGGGGATGCATTGTATTTTCTATAGTAATGCAAGTGCAGCTGGAAGAATCAGTTGCGCATGTCGTCCTCACCGAGCAAGTTGCGGATTGGAGGAAGCCGGGCTGCGGGAATAGAtcttgtcgccgccgccgagtggATCGCAGCCGCCGATGGCCCGATGGGATAATCGCTGCCGCAGGTctgatcgccgccgccgccgatctgtTCACCCTCGTGACCTCGTCGCCCTCTGCTTGCTCactgctactccctccgttccacagtataaatatttttagatttgatcaaaattaaatttattcgattttgactataaatagtaaataatttattaAGATCTAGAAGATAAAAATAATATTACTAGATTTGTTATGAAAGCAATTATTATAATATATAAAtgtttatatttaaaataatttattcATGATGGTCAAAGttgaacaaaattaattttgacaaaatctagaaaagaaaaatgttaaTATTTTGAAACACAGGTAGTATTTCCACAGACGCTCACCGCCGTGGACAAGTGGGATTCGCTCTTGTCCTCATCGGCATcgcatttttttttgagggtaCAGCGGCATCGCATATTTAGAAATGATAATATTGCTGCTCCACATATTTGTTAGCTGTGGCCCGGCCAGGGAGGGAAAATTATAagggcggttttttcttttttatattttttaaaaaataaaatttcaaaaatatatgtccgttttgaaatatttcaaaaatataccccggtcgccctcccatagggcgacaggcccaatgtgtaattttttttttcaaatttgcaacgaagtccctggagaaaaaaaaggccttgtcgcccagcccacgggcgaccgccgctgggcccagcccacgggcgcggcagggggcctgtcgcccccccccccgggcgaccggggtgtccccccttataaaagccccagccctcccctttcctcctcatttgagcccgaaaattccactaaaattccagaaaaaaagagaggagtgaggagaaggaaagcggcgaagccctgccggattcagcacttgtgatctgcaggttagtacatttagtttaaatattgttatatttaagtactacgtatttaaatatgagtaatttaatttaattagtgctatagtagaaccatttaagtaggagttcaatgatactttagtttgtagttacgtagtagtaaattagtttagaaaattagttctacgcatttattattacaattgcagtactattagagacgtgtttataaattaattatgatttagaatagaatttggcatatacaGTATAGAATtcgagtgtcatcacgtagttatgaatacttatacgttgtagttgaatttcatacttagtttttacggattattgaataaggtagtgaagtaaagagtataactcgataagtattatgtgatatacagatatgtcgagcaagatgcagtttcaagtattttatggtgaatacaatgttatgtatgggccaaatggagtagatctttctgtctttaagcgcacatctagcggcatagataaacctctggaaaggagttttggttccatatgtaagtggctgcagcgtgggttccatgttgatccgttgacacatgtgatcactgtccagtctcttgttaattgggaggtagaaagtgaattatggaaattaatgatgatacacagcactgatgactggcagaagtacatgcaagcagctctagagcgtgggtggcctctggccattcttgttcaaattcaggagaagacacaaaatgaaatccaacattgtgtagatcaaggaactccgaatattcgaagagagaccaattatattgagcaagatgagtcagaagagacagagaaccaaaacatgggaccacagggccttgctgatgagggagagaggatacatagcattgtggacgagatggaggcagaagatcaaaccgcaatagagatggaagaatatgaggactcatctgatgacgagcagtactcattgctaaaagagtggaaagagcatggttttggcagtcatgtcacAAAAGATGTAcaaaatcaggagtgggagtacagagggaatgaggtagtgcaaggtgcagcatatccaaacattgaagccgtaaaaaatgctgtgagactatgggtaatctcattgaaacgagaattcagagtcgtgaagtctggcagtaaagaatatgagatgaagtgtgtgaatgctggatgtccatggcgagtacatgcattcaagggaaaatggaagtcaaactggaaatgttccattgtcacagagcacacttgtttgctgtcagaagttctttcctcgcatcgcaatatatcatgcgactttgttgcaaagcaaatgtatgggtttattatggacaacctaaattatgagccaaaaatgattgttcgacacattgagcagacttaccagtacaccatcagttatttgaaggcatggcgggctaaacaaagggtgttcgagatgcggttcggcacatacgaggcatcatatgataacctacctcgtatgttatcccaggttgctgctagaaatcctggaagcttttatgacacataccttgtaccagccgtgactaggggacaaagaattatgcaacgagccttcttttgcataggtgcttgtgttagagcatttcagttttgtcttccggtgatctgcattgatggcacatttttgactggaaggtataaaggtcagatactcaccgcaatcggtgtagattgcaacaaccaaattgttccgctcgcatttgcatttgttgagaatgagaacatagacagttggtattggttccttaaacgagtgaagattcatattgttgctgcacgtccagatgtgtgccttattagtgataggcatgcaggtatcctgcaatcaatactgaaattgcaacgtggaactgcgacaacgcctccattatggcctgatgtccaaaacaggtggtgcattaggcatatgggtgcaaacttctatgaacacttcaagaataaggatcttaagaacctgtttaagaggttgtgcacccaaaatcaacagagaaaattcaatgcattatggcagatgcttgatcagttgactgcagagctagtgaaggtaaaggcatcaggagcaggcacgagttaggctgcagaggctagagattcaattgagaagccattttcacactggattcgaggtgcacctaaggagaaatggtcattcctttatgataccaacggaatacggtatggtattcagacaacgaaccatgcagagtgtttcaatatggttatgcgctcttgtcgtgcctttccacttgtgggaattgttgagttcatcatgtatgggtgcatgaagtatttcagagagcgttacagtACGTATTgattccatatataaatttaattgttacaattcacatgttccattgatagttgaaaccattaatcttaattgtttatgcagcctgccctgttggctgcggatgccgacgagtacagtgtgaccagatcgctggaggcatacctactttggttgtttggttacatcatgttcaacaacactcatggcaactcggtcgataggattctccttccgtatgcacgggagattgcggatggggacgaggacgtaccgccctacagctggggtgaggcggtacttgcagccacttaccgtggactctgtgacggctgcatgaagacacatgggaacgctatcctgtcagggtgcccactactgctacagctttggtcgtacgagaggctagccgttggtcggccctttgtcagccacgagccttaccacggaggcatgtacggcgacgaggaggacgagaggcccactatgggaactatctggatctggcgtcaggtacgttcgcaacaaatctaattttgttattcattgttacatgatgtattagcgcaattttaattttacttattcggaatgcagaggtcctgggcacatgcgcgggttagacgcgcatatcctgagtttgtttcggagctcgacatgctgacgcccgaggacgttatctgggagccttacagcccagaggctgtggctacccgtgcaccagcaggcctgtcttcgcactgctccgcgaatgcgagcctgtatcagtcgccaggaccacaggtaattatgaatgaacttggctcatacattcgtgtcgaatcaaACGATttttcgtggtccactttgtaggttgtcaaggagtggcttgccgtgctctgatgattgggtcaccaagatccagccgtgggtggaccaatgggaacaggcagacgagctcttggtccatacaacaggaccacacacagacagctcctttagggcttacctcacctggtacttaccccggactcgggctcgtctggtttttgttgacactcacccgcagccacaccaggcgaggcctcaggatggctatggccGGCACACGtagaggcactagctggcgcggtgagtctcttgatcatatttgcatatatatataa contains:
- the LOC120709089 gene encoding F-box protein At1g67340-like, which produces MGQSAVAGECAGGGQRKRLAGGPDYLDVLPDDLVLSILSKLAASASAPSDLLSVHLTCKRLNELGGHDMVFAKASPASLAVKAAAWSEPAQRFLKRCADAGNLEACYILGMIRFYCLGSRSSGAALLARAAVGGHAAALYSLAVIQFNGSGGAKSDRDLRAGAALCARAAALGHVNALRELGHCLQDGYGVRRDPAEGRRLLVAANARELTLALAAAAASRHPFAAALPLGAAVEGAGGCPLLSDFGWSLPEADPHAANQFMVDWWASRGAQAAAAKKPATGGDGDGDGDGAELRLCSHVRCGRRETRRHEFRRCSVCGAANYCSRACQALDWKRAHKAQCVPMDRWLAANAGEAAPQ
- the LOC120709088 gene encoding disease resistance protein RGA5-like isoform X1; its protein translation is MEVVSASHGVLGPLLGKLTSLLADECVRLKGVRREIRSLRSELMSMHAAVQKYAMLQHPDVQAKVRISLVRELAYDTEDVIDKFVHHLGNGSHHHGGFKEYFRKIARQLKTLGSRHGIASQIDELKARVKEVKEQKSSYKLDDIAGSTCECSGVDPRLSAFFVEEEHLVGIDGPRDDLVNWMVEDKGSSTKNLKVLSIVGFGGLGKTTLAKEVYSKIQGHFCCHAFVSISQKPNVKNIMKDVISQVGSQVPCEKEFTEDIDSWDEKKFIAKLRELLQDKRYLITIDDIWSIPAWDIIKYAFPENNLSSRIIATTRIVDVARSCCPRGDIDRIYEMEALSDLHSKRLFFKRIFGSEDCCPDVLKQVSNKILKKCGGLPLALISISSLLANRPKIKDEWERVSRSIGSALEKNPSLEGMNSILSLSYNDLPPNLKTCLLYLSIFPEDTVIDRECLVRRWIAEGFICEERGQSKQEVAENHFYELINKSMVQPVEVGYDGKARACRVHDMMLELIISKSIEDNFITFMGHGQTDVANRHGLIRRLSIHHIDQELASVLANKDLSHVRSLTVTASACIKYLPSLVGFEALRVLDFQGCQNMQEYDMNGIDKLFQLKYLSLRGTDMSKLPSGIARLYGLETLDLRNTYIEEFPPEIVQLVKLQHLLVSSGFGWSVGRAKMPNGIGNMRNLRVISGFNVIKSSLGAVEELGNLTTLQELHIQLDGRGSQEYKKHEEMLLSSLCKLGGCKLQSLWIRAADSTPLQFLDSWSPLPSSLQRFRMTTDYSFPEMPKWITPKLTSLAYLNINLVEIMEEDLSIFGEMRALLSLVLTFNGAQNERIIVRGHAFPCLKEFCLFFFSNSGSRPTYLKFEEGAMPKLEKLEVPFSVSVAKAYGFSLGINHLPCLKHAMVILDGRDATSSERKAAAAAIRNEANANPNHPRVFV
- the LOC120709088 gene encoding disease resistance protein Pik-2-like isoform X2; protein product: MEVVSASHGVLGPLLGKLTSLLADECVRLKGVRREIRSLRSELMSMHAAVQKYAMLQHPDVQAKVRISLVRELAYDTEDVIDKFVHHLGNGSHHHGGFKEYFRKIARQLKTLGSRHGIASQIDELKARVKEVKEQKSSYKLDDIAGSTCECSGVDPRLSAFFVEEEHLVGIDGPRDDLVNWMVEDKGSSTKNLKVLSIVGFGGLGKTTLAKEVYSKIQGHFCCHAFVSISQKPNVKNIMKDVISQVGSQVPCEKEFTEDIDSWDEKKFIAKLRELLQDKR